Proteins co-encoded in one Prunus persica cultivar Lovell chromosome G6, Prunus_persica_NCBIv2, whole genome shotgun sequence genomic window:
- the LOC18772580 gene encoding uncharacterized protein LOC18772580 isoform X1, producing MASYGPRLVVPIDVKKKPWEQKLPLHNRWHPDIPPVAEVTVGDVFRVEMVDFSGGGITKEYTAEDIKHANPSIVHYLSGPIRVLDKDGTPAKPGDLLAVEICNLGPLPGDEWGFTATFDRENGGGFLTDHFPCATKAIWYFEGIYAYSPQIPGVRFPGLTHPGIVGTAPSMELLNIWNERERELEENGLNSMKLCEVLHQRPLANLPSTKGCVLGGIKEGTPEWEKIALEAARTIPGRENGGNCDIKNLSSGSKIYLPVFIEGANLSTGDMHFSQGDGEISFCGAIEMSGFLELKCEIIRDGMKEYLTPMGPTPLHVNPIFEIGPVEPRFSEWLVFEGISVDESGKQHYLDATVAYKRAVLNAIDYLSKFGYSKEQSYLLLSCCPCEGRISGIVDSPNAIATLAIPTAIFDQDIRPRANKVPVGPRIVRKPDVLKCTYDGSLATTRNPSSAT from the exons ATGGCATCTTATGGACCAAGACTGGTTGTGCCTATAGATGTGAAGAAGAAACCATGGGAACAGAAGCTTCCACTTCACAACCGATGGCACCCGGACATACCACCGGTGGCAGAAGTTACAGTTGGAGATGTTTTTCGAGTCGAAATGGTGGATTTTAGTGGAGGTGGTATTACCAAAGAATACACAGCAGAGGACATCAAACATGCCAATCCCTCCATT GTTCATTATCTTAGTGGGCCAATTAGAGTTTTGGACAAGGATGGCACTCCAGCAAAGCCAGGTGATCTTCTGGCAGTTGAGATATGCAACCTGGGTCCTCTCCCAGGAGATGAATGGGGTTTCACAGCAACATTTGACAGAGAAAATGGAGGGGGTTTTCTCACTGACCATTTTCCTTGTGCAACCAAAGCTATTTGGTACTTTGAAGGGATATATGCGTACTCACCTCAAATACCAG GAGTGAGATTCCCAGGTTTAACCCACCCCGGAATAGTTGGAACAGCACCATCGATGGAACTCCTGAATATATGGAAtgaaagggagagagaactTGAAGAAAATGGACTCAACTCTATGAAACTATGTGAGGTTTTGCATCAACGACCATTGGCTAACCTACCATCAACAAAAGGTTGCGTCCTAGGAGGG ATCAAGGAGGGCACTCCTGAATGGGAAAAGATAGCCTTGGAGGCTGCAAGAACAATTCCAggaagagaaaatggtggcAATTGTGACATTAAAAATCTTAGTAGTGGTTCAAAGATATACCTTCCAGTATTCATTGAAGGAGCAAATCTTAGCACTGGTGACATGCACTTTTCCCAGGGCGACGGTGAAATTTCATTCTGTGGAGCAATTGAGATGAGTGGTTTCCTGGAGCTCAA GTGTGAAATTATAAGGGATGGAATGAAAGAATACCTTACACCAATGGGGCCCACTCCTCTTCATGTGAACCCAATCTTTGAGATAGGCCCTGTCGAGCCAAGATTTTCAGAATGGTTGGTGTTTGAGGGCATCAGTGTTGATGAGAGTGGGAAGCAGCATTACCTAGATGCAACTGTTGCTTATAAGCGTGCAGTACTGAATGCTATTGACTACCTCTCTAAATTTGGATACTCCAAAGAGCAg AGCTACCTTCTGTTGTCATGCTGCCCATGTGAGGGAAGAATTTCTGGAATAGTGGACTCTCCCAATGCCATTGCAACCTTAGCAATCCCAACAGCTATCTTTGACCAG GATATACGTCCAAGAGCAAACAAGGTGCCAGTTGGGCCCCGGATAGTGAGGAAACCAGATGTCCTGAAATGTACTTATGATGGAAGTTTGGCAACTACAAGGAACCCTAGCTCAGCAACATAA
- the LOC18772580 gene encoding uncharacterized protein LOC18772580 isoform X2, with product MAPTTPRLVVPIDLNNKPWQQKLPLHNRWHPHIPPVAEVKTGEVFRVEMVDWTGGSIKDDDSALDIKSIDLSTVHYLSGPIRVLDKDGTPAKPGDLLAVEICNLGPLPGDEWGFTATFDRENGGGFLTDHFPCATKAIWYFEGIYAYSPQIPGVRFPGLTHPGIVGTAPSMELLNIWNERERELEENGLNSMKLCEVLHQRPLANLPSTKGCVLGGIKEGTPEWEKIALEAARTIPGRENGGNCDIKNLSSGSKIYLPVFIEGANLSTGDMHFSQGDGEISFCGAIEMSGFLELKCEIIRDGMKEYLTPMGPTPLHVNPIFEIGPVEPRFSEWLVFEGISVDESGKQHYLDATVAYKRAVLNAIDYLSKFGYSKEQSYLLLSCCPCEGRISGIVDSPNAIATLAIPTAIFDQDIRPRANKVPVGPRIVRKPDVLKCTYDGSLATTRNPSSAT from the exons ATGGCTCCTACGACTCCAAGACTAGTTGTGCCAATAGACTTGAACAACAAACCATGGCAGCAAAAACTACCTCTTCACAATCGTTGGCACCCTCACATACCCCCAGTGGCTGAGGTTAAAACTGGTGAGGTCTTTAGAGTAGAGATGGTTGACTGGACTGGAGGTTCTATTAAAGATGATGACTCTGCACTAGATATAAAATCTATAGACCTCTCAACT GTTCATTATCTTAGTGGGCCAATTAGAGTTTTGGACAAGGATGGCACTCCAGCAAAGCCAGGTGATCTTCTGGCAGTTGAGATATGCAACCTGGGTCCTCTCCCAGGAGATGAATGGGGTTTCACAGCAACATTTGACAGAGAAAATGGAGGGGGTTTTCTCACTGACCATTTTCCTTGTGCAACCAAAGCTATTTGGTACTTTGAAGGGATATATGCGTACTCACCTCAAATACCAG GAGTGAGATTCCCAGGTTTAACCCACCCCGGAATAGTTGGAACAGCACCATCGATGGAACTCCTGAATATATGGAAtgaaagggagagagaactTGAAGAAAATGGACTCAACTCTATGAAACTATGTGAGGTTTTGCATCAACGACCATTGGCTAACCTACCATCAACAAAAGGTTGCGTCCTAGGAGGG ATCAAGGAGGGCACTCCTGAATGGGAAAAGATAGCCTTGGAGGCTGCAAGAACAATTCCAggaagagaaaatggtggcAATTGTGACATTAAAAATCTTAGTAGTGGTTCAAAGATATACCTTCCAGTATTCATTGAAGGAGCAAATCTTAGCACTGGTGACATGCACTTTTCCCAGGGCGACGGTGAAATTTCATTCTGTGGAGCAATTGAGATGAGTGGTTTCCTGGAGCTCAA GTGTGAAATTATAAGGGATGGAATGAAAGAATACCTTACACCAATGGGGCCCACTCCTCTTCATGTGAACCCAATCTTTGAGATAGGCCCTGTCGAGCCAAGATTTTCAGAATGGTTGGTGTTTGAGGGCATCAGTGTTGATGAGAGTGGGAAGCAGCATTACCTAGATGCAACTGTTGCTTATAAGCGTGCAGTACTGAATGCTATTGACTACCTCTCTAAATTTGGATACTCCAAAGAGCAg AGCTACCTTCTGTTGTCATGCTGCCCATGTGAGGGAAGAATTTCTGGAATAGTGGACTCTCCCAATGCCATTGCAACCTTAGCAATCCCAACAGCTATCTTTGACCAG GATATACGTCCAAGAGCAAACAAGGTGCCAGTTGGGCCCCGGATAGTGAGGAAACCAGATGTCCTGAAATGTACTTATGATGGAAGTTTGGCAACTACAAGGAACCCTAGCTCAGCAACATAA
- the LOC18772580 gene encoding uncharacterized protein LOC18772580 isoform X3, with amino-acid sequence MASYGPRLVVPIDVKKKPWEQKLPLHNRWHPDIPPVAEVTVGDVFRVEMVDFSGGGITKEYTAEDIKHANPSIVHYLSGPIRVLDKDGTPAKPGDLLAVEICNLGPLPGDEWGFTATFDRENGGGFLTDHFPCATKAIWYFEGIYAYSPQIPGVRFPGLTHPGIVGTAPSMELLNIWNERERELEENGLNSMKLCEVLHQRPLANLPSTKGCVLGGIKEGTPEWEKIALEAARTIPGRENGGNCDIKNLSSGSKIYLPVFIEGANLSTGDMHFSQGDGEISFCGAIEMSGFLELKCEIIRDGMKEYLTPMGPTPLHVNPIFEIGPVEPRFSEWLVFEGISVDESGKQHYLDATVAYKRAVLNAIDYLSKFGYSKEQSYLLLSCCPCEGRISGIVDSPNAIATLAIPTAIFDQGPRSKLDIYRNLCAPHIGCEIISVWA; translated from the exons ATGGCATCTTATGGACCAAGACTGGTTGTGCCTATAGATGTGAAGAAGAAACCATGGGAACAGAAGCTTCCACTTCACAACCGATGGCACCCGGACATACCACCGGTGGCAGAAGTTACAGTTGGAGATGTTTTTCGAGTCGAAATGGTGGATTTTAGTGGAGGTGGTATTACCAAAGAATACACAGCAGAGGACATCAAACATGCCAATCCCTCCATT GTTCATTATCTTAGTGGGCCAATTAGAGTTTTGGACAAGGATGGCACTCCAGCAAAGCCAGGTGATCTTCTGGCAGTTGAGATATGCAACCTGGGTCCTCTCCCAGGAGATGAATGGGGTTTCACAGCAACATTTGACAGAGAAAATGGAGGGGGTTTTCTCACTGACCATTTTCCTTGTGCAACCAAAGCTATTTGGTACTTTGAAGGGATATATGCGTACTCACCTCAAATACCAG GAGTGAGATTCCCAGGTTTAACCCACCCCGGAATAGTTGGAACAGCACCATCGATGGAACTCCTGAATATATGGAAtgaaagggagagagaactTGAAGAAAATGGACTCAACTCTATGAAACTATGTGAGGTTTTGCATCAACGACCATTGGCTAACCTACCATCAACAAAAGGTTGCGTCCTAGGAGGG ATCAAGGAGGGCACTCCTGAATGGGAAAAGATAGCCTTGGAGGCTGCAAGAACAATTCCAggaagagaaaatggtggcAATTGTGACATTAAAAATCTTAGTAGTGGTTCAAAGATATACCTTCCAGTATTCATTGAAGGAGCAAATCTTAGCACTGGTGACATGCACTTTTCCCAGGGCGACGGTGAAATTTCATTCTGTGGAGCAATTGAGATGAGTGGTTTCCTGGAGCTCAA GTGTGAAATTATAAGGGATGGAATGAAAGAATACCTTACACCAATGGGGCCCACTCCTCTTCATGTGAACCCAATCTTTGAGATAGGCCCTGTCGAGCCAAGATTTTCAGAATGGTTGGTGTTTGAGGGCATCAGTGTTGATGAGAGTGGGAAGCAGCATTACCTAGATGCAACTGTTGCTTATAAGCGTGCAGTACTGAATGCTATTGACTACCTCTCTAAATTTGGATACTCCAAAGAGCAg AGCTACCTTCTGTTGTCATGCTGCCCATGTGAGGGAAGAATTTCTGGAATAGTGGACTCTCCCAATGCCATTGCAACCTTAGCAATCCCAACAGCTATCTTTGACCAG
- the LOC18772176 gene encoding LOW QUALITY PROTEIN: LOB domain-containing protein 38 (The sequence of the model RefSeq protein was modified relative to this genomic sequence to represent the inferred CDS: inserted 1 base in 1 codon), with protein MSCNGCRVLRKGCSESCMLRPCLQWIETPEAQXHATVFVAKFFGRAGLMSFISAVPDSQRPVLFQSLLFEACGRTVNPVNGAVGLLWTGNWHVCQAAVETVLRGGTLRPIPELLGGGSTSDEASDADGGGVNNCTDMWRLRDPSHNSGSSSRFTSSRSARVSSPKRKRSADEESSTKVLQLQHHADLDLRLTPSPTFKAKPKPETRRAGTPSMNSEESVVTTCFESGLPDNHHQYNQHSYGVGAERKLLNLFP; from the exons ATGAGCTGCAACGGATGCCGAGTTCTCCGAAAGGGCTGCAGCGAATCCTGCATGCTCCGCCCTTGCCTCCAGTGGATCGAAACCCCCGAAGCCC GCCACGCCACCGTCTTCGTAGCCAAGTTCTTCGGCCGCGCCGGCCTCATGTCCTTCATCTCCGCCGTCCCCGATTCTCAGCGTCCCG TTTTGTTCCAGTCTCTGTTGTTTGAAGCCTGCGGCCGTACGGTCAACCCGGTCAACGGCGCCGTGGGGCTGCTCTGGACCGGCAACTGGCACGTGTGCCAGGCCGCGGTCGAGACCGTGCTCCGCGGCGGCACGCTTCGGCCGATACCAGAGCTCCTCGGCGGCGGCTCGACTTCCGACGAAGCCTCCGACGCCGATGGAGGCGGCGTCAACAACTGTACGGACATGTGGAGGCTCCGAGATCCGAGCCACAACTCCGGTTCTTCGTCCCGGTTCACCAGCTCCCGGTCCGCCAGGGTTTCCTCTCCGAAACGCAAGCGATCCGCCGACGAGGAGTCGTCCACGAAGGTGCTTCAGCTCCAGCACCATGCGGATCTGGATCTGCGGTTGACTCCGAGCCCGACTTTCAAAGCGAAGCCCAAACCCGAGACCCGACGAGCCGGAACGCCGTCGATGAACTCCGAGGAGTCGGTGGTCACCACGTGCTTCGAGAGCGGCTTGCCAGATAATCATCATCAGTATAACCAGCACTCTTATGGAGTGGGAGCAGAGAGAAAGCTACTCAACTTATTCCCTTGa